One Bos taurus isolate L1 Dominette 01449 registration number 42190680 breed Hereford chromosome 3, ARS-UCD2.0, whole genome shotgun sequence DNA window includes the following coding sequences:
- the S100A8 gene encoding protein S100-A8, with translation MLTDLECAINSLIDVYHKYSLKKGNYHAVYRDDLKQLLETECPKFMKKKDADTWFKELDINQDGGINFEEFLVLVIKVGLEAHEEIHKE, from the exons ATGCTGACGGATCTGGAGTGTGCCATTAACTCCCTGATTGACGTCTACCACAAGTACTCCCTGAAAAAAGGGAATTACCACGCCGTCTATAGGGATGACTTGAAGCAACTGTTAGAGACAGAGTGTCCTAAATTTATGAAG AAAAAGGATGCGGACACTtggttcaaagagttggacatcaatCAGGATGGTGGAATTAACTTCGAGGAGTTCCTCGTGCTGGTGATAAAGGTGGGCCTGGAAGCCCATGAAGAAATTCACAAAGAATAG